The following are from one region of the Actinopolyspora halophila DSM 43834 genome:
- a CDS encoding GH25 family lysozyme, protein MNPPGQNTPEEEPRESVGSSEPADATERRTSPERPPNAPGDETFRQRAARRTERFAHETAEWARPAAQRTGDRIVRLVRRFLALLATLTERAVQWLSPRMRRVHERLVPFVERARDGLSPAVRRVRQWLSPAVERLAEWCAPAARKVRQRLAPAMERARTRIEPHLSRLRAKLPATGGRHRVSPRARSVQLTAAATAVGVLAIIVGTAGQGTGGQTTTPAAHTVDIPSQERTQADDPGVLSAPAPGKDDGSDKSSGKSSEGSERQSRSESRISPEAAAAIGPNASGIDVSNHNGSIDWNRVAASGQQYAFVLATDGGNFTNPMFQQQFQGAKDAGMLAGAYHFGRPNGSAVAQADRLMNNMGSVNDGRTLPPVLDLEVSPNTGGCYGKTTGQMHAWTQAFLDRVKSQTGQQGIVYASPSFWSNCMDSSQAFADNPLWLASYGVSQPSVPGGWSNYSFWQYTNKGTVPGISGPVDMNRFQGSGSDLLRLTK, encoded by the coding sequence GTGAATCCCCCCGGCCAAAATACTCCCGAAGAAGAACCCCGAGAATCGGTCGGCTCTTCGGAGCCGGCGGACGCCACCGAGCGTCGGACGTCCCCGGAGCGCCCCCCGAACGCCCCGGGCGACGAGACCTTCCGGCAGCGCGCGGCGCGACGCACCGAACGGTTCGCGCACGAAACCGCCGAGTGGGCACGTCCTGCCGCTCAGCGCACCGGTGACCGGATCGTGCGCTTGGTTCGACGGTTCCTGGCGCTGTTGGCGACACTGACCGAACGAGCCGTGCAGTGGCTCTCCCCGCGGATGCGCCGCGTCCACGAGAGGTTGGTGCCGTTCGTCGAGCGTGCCCGCGACGGGCTCTCGCCCGCGGTACGCCGCGTTCGACAGTGGCTGAGCCCCGCGGTCGAACGACTCGCGGAATGGTGCGCGCCCGCCGCCCGAAAGGTCCGGCAGCGGCTCGCTCCGGCGATGGAGCGCGCCAGGACCCGGATCGAGCCGCATCTCTCCCGGTTGCGCGCGAAGCTGCCGGCAACCGGAGGCAGGCACAGGGTGTCCCCCCGCGCGCGTTCCGTCCAGCTGACCGCCGCGGCCACCGCGGTGGGTGTGCTGGCCATCATCGTGGGCACAGCCGGCCAGGGAACCGGCGGGCAGACGACCACTCCGGCCGCGCACACGGTCGACATCCCTTCCCAGGAGCGGACCCAGGCGGACGACCCCGGCGTGCTGAGTGCTCCGGCTCCCGGCAAGGACGACGGATCGGACAAGAGCTCTGGCAAGAGTTCGGAGGGCAGCGAGAGGCAGTCCCGCTCGGAGAGCAGGATCTCCCCTGAAGCTGCCGCGGCGATCGGTCCGAACGCCAGCGGCATCGACGTGTCCAACCACAACGGGTCCATCGACTGGAACCGGGTGGCGGCATCCGGGCAGCAGTACGCCTTCGTGCTGGCCACCGACGGCGGGAACTTCACGAACCCGATGTTCCAGCAGCAGTTCCAGGGGGCCAAGGACGCGGGCATGCTCGCGGGCGCCTACCACTTCGGCAGGCCGAACGGATCGGCCGTCGCGCAGGCCGACCGGCTGATGAACAACATGGGGTCGGTGAACGACGGCCGCACCCTGCCGCCGGTGCTCGACCTGGAGGTGTCGCCGAACACCGGCGGGTGCTACGGCAAGACGACGGGGCAGATGCACGCCTGGACCCAGGCGTTCCTCGACCGCGTGAAGTCGCAGACCGGCCAGCAGGGCATCGTCTACGCCAGTCCCTCGTTCTGGAGCAACTGCATGGACAGTTCCCAGGCCTTCGCTGACAACCCGCTGTGGCTGGCCTCCTACGGTGTTTCCCAGCCGAGCGTGCCCGGTGGCTGGAGCAACTACTCGTTCTGGCAGTACACCAACAAGGGCACCGTCCCGGGCATCAGCGGACCCGTGGACATGAACCGGTTCCAGGGCAGTGGTTCCGATCTGCTCCGACTCACCAAGTGA